The following are from one region of the Silene latifolia isolate original U9 population chromosome 9, ASM4854445v1, whole genome shotgun sequence genome:
- the LOC141600076 gene encoding putative RNA-binding protein ARP1 — translation MTMSNNVHHHHQQHGDTTLTKVFVGGLAWETLKEAMHDHFDQYGEILEAVIISDKISGRSKGYGFVTFKDPEAAKKACEDPTPIINGRRANCNLAALGARRPPRRSSSTTPPLQQRQPVSNGAGSAKALRGPTSCAAKVQWYYPAHQHHQALPFYPGCSPAYITAHDHVGYNHKVSFNSSGGYMNGHYTQMYAGGQAMVAGANTMMAMYPYYPYTHHHQQAAMGLPAAHFFPPSSSSAPITASSPIISKPTVALCTPPSTVCLTVE, via the exons ATGACAATGAGCAACAAcgttcatcatcatcatcagcagcATGGTGACACCACACTTACCAAAGTGTTTGTAGGAGGTTTAGCATGGGAAACACTTAAGGAAGCAATGCACGACCACTTTGACCAGTATGGCGAGATCTTGGAGGCCGTCATCATCTCCGATAAGATCTCCGGCAGATCCAAGGGCTATGGTTTC GTGACCTTCAAGGATCCTGAAGCCGCAAAGAAGGCATGTGAGGATCCCACCCCAATTATCAATGGCCGACGGGCAAACTGCAATCTCGCTGCACTTGGAGCCCGTCGGCCTCCTAGACGATCATCATCCACCACCCCACCTCTCCAGCAACGCCAACCAGTATCCAACGGTGCTGGTAGCGCCAAAGCATTGAGAGGGCCCACCTCATGTGCTGCCAAGGTCCAGTGGTACTATCCTGCCCATCAACACCATCAAGCTCTTCCTTTTTATCCTGG ATGCTCTCCTGCCTACATTACTGCCCATGATCACGTTGGTTACAACCAT AAAGTGAGCTTCAACAGCAGTGGGGGATACATGAACGGGCATTACACACAGATGTACGCAGGTGGACAGGCAATGGTAGCGGGAGCAAACACAATGATGGCAATGTATCCGTATTACCCTTACACACACCACCACCAGCAGGCTGCAATGGGCCTTCCAGCAGCCCACTTCTTTCCACCTTCTTCTTCTTCCGCCCCAATCACTGCTTCTTCTCCTATTATCTCCAAGCCCACTGTTGCTCTTTGCACTCCCCCTTCTACAG TGTGCTTGACGGTGGAGTAG